The genomic DNA CTGTTCCATCACCATCTACTTCAGTTATACCATATACTTTTACATAATCTAATTCATCTTCAAAGACAGATAATTGTTGCTCCGTAACTGAAACAGTTACTTGGAATCTCTTTAGTTGATGTCCAGTAAAAGGTGAAGTGAAAAATTCCAGGTCCATTGGTTGAACTGTTACGTGTTTTTCTTTAAACTTTAGTCTCATTCAAAGTCCTCCTTTAAATTTACACTAGAAGCGATGCTGTCATATTGTTGTCCTGTCATTAAGTGATTACTTTTATTATAGAACAAACGATCGTCATTTGGTTGTTTTAAAATAAAATTTGTTTATTTTGATACTATTAATAAACCATTTTCGACAAATGCAACTAAATAAATTTAAAAACTATTAAAACTAGTGCTTTTTCGATAAAGGATTCGACACACCAAAAGTAGAAGAAAGAAAATAAAAAAATAGGAAATAGTGTCGATTTTAAAATATAAAAATTGAAAGGATGATGTATGCTGGAGTATTCACCTGTCAAAATGCGCAGAAGTATGAAGTATGGCAGCAATTATTGGGTTGGCTTCAGTTATAAGCAACAAAGGTATGTTCATTTTTATAGTGATTTAGAATATGAGAATTGGATCTTAGTTGAAACCAACCCTGAAGTTGAAGCTTTTTGCGAACAACCTCTAAGAATTCAATATTTACTAGAAGGGAAAAAGGTTGAGTCAGTTTTTGATATGTGGATTAAATGGAAAGATGGGAAACAATCCTTTTGCGAGATTAAATATTCAACAGAACTTGACAAAGAAAATAAAAAATACGAAAGAACCCTTAAACAAATTCAAGTACAAGAGGATTGGTGCAAAATGAATGGTTACTCACATGAAGTTTTAACCGAGTTGGTCATTCGAAAAAACCAAGTCTTATTAGATAATAAGAGACAAATCATTCCTTACACAAGAGAATTTAATTCATATAATTTACAAGATCACGAACCGATATTAGCGGTTCTTAAAAGTGGGAAGAGTACAGTGAAACAACTATTTGAAAAACTATCTTTCCTTTCTAATCAACAAATATATACAAGCCTATTTTATTTAATCTATCATGGCAAAGTGAATGCTAATATTGATTGTGAAATCATTGGTCCCTTTACGGAGGTGTGGTTGAATGACTAAACGTAAAATCATAGAAAGTGAGAATTTTCCACCAGAATCATTGGATACTAAAAATTGGCCCTTAGTTAATGTCGACCAACTAACAGATGAACATAAGGAGATATTTTATAGAAGAAAACAGGCTGTGGAACTATACCTCAATTCAGAAGTTTTAATTAAAACAATTGTTGAAAAAACAAGAATCCAACCCAAAGAGTTAAACAATTTTGTAAGAAGATGTCTTACAGAGGATGATAACGGATTAATCTATGGTTACAGAGCTTTAATACCTCATAAAAAAGTCAATGGATATCACAGAAAAAGCTTGCCACAATTAAACGACACAACAAAAATGACCGGTGCATTTAAACTCCTTCTAGAAACTTACCCAACTATTAAAGATACAATTGATAACCATTATTTAAAAAGAAATAAATATTCAATAGAGGAACCCGTAATTAGCATTAAAAACTTACACAAAAAGTTTATAGATTCCTGCCGAAAAGCTGGAATAAAGTTGAATCAATATCCTTTTATTACAAAAGATTTAGGAAAGCGATCTCTGGAACGATATGTAAAGAAACTACATTCTACCTACTTTTCAGAAGCTTCAAAAAGGCATGGGGATCAAGCAGCTCAACATGCCCGTTCTACAGGAATTGGCAATAAAAATAACCCAGTAATTACCAGACCATATCAACGGGTACAATTTGATGGTCATAGAATTGATTCTGCTGTGGCAATTACATTTACGACTCCTGAAGGATATGAAGTAACAAAGACAATGGATCGGATTTGGCTTTTGGTTATTATTGATGAAGCAACAAGGGCGATATTAGGACATCATATTTGTCTAAATAGAGAATATTCTTCAACCGATGTATTACATTGTGTAAAAAATGCTATAACCCCAAAGGAACAACCTAACTTTACTATTTCTGGCCTTTCATACTCACCATCTGGTGGATTTCCTTCCCAGATTATACCTGAATGTGAATGGGGGCTTTGGGATGAGTTTTTATATGATAACGCTCGAGCTAACTTGTCAACTATTGTAAATGATAGACTAAGTGAAATTGTGGGTTGTTTCACAAATGCTGGTCCAGTCAGCATGCCTGAAAGAAGAGGCTTAGTAGAGAGGTTTTTTGGAATTCTTGAAGAAAATGGATTTCATCGTCTTCCAAGTACAACAGGAAGTAACCCAAATGATCCCAGACGAAAAAATGCAGAAAGTAATGCAATTAAATATAAAATATCTGAACAACATATTATCGAATTAGCTGATACACTAATTGCTGAATATAACGGAACTCCGCATAGTGGTATCAGCAATCTTACACCTCTTGAAGCACTCCAACAAAGAATAATGAAAGGAGCTATTATTCGAAAAATGTCGGAAGAAAAGAGAAGTGAATTAGCGTTTTTTACTATGAAAGCCCAACGTGTTGTAAGAGGAAATATTGTATCTGGCCAAAGACCTTATATTGAATATGAAGGTGTAACGTATAGAAGTGACTTATTATCACGAACACCAGGTTTAATTGGTACAAAACTCGATCTTTTTGTCGATGTAGAGGATTTGAGGACGGTAAGAGCTTTTCTACCTGATGGCAGTGAGTTTGGAATTCTAAACGCAAATGGTAAATGGAGTCTCCAAAAACATTCTCTCAAAACAAGAAAGGCTATCAATAGTCTTAAAAATAGAAAGATATTACATTTTACAAGCTTCGATAATCCAATAGAGATATATTTTAGACACCTCGAAAAAGAAGCAGCTAATAATAAAAACGGTAGCAAAAATAAGCTTGCTCAGTTACGAAGAGAAATAGATGATATTCCAACACCAGATGTTTATGTAAGTTACGGAGATGAAGATACCGGTAAAAATGAAGAAATAATCAATAATAACAATTTGGTATCAAATAAAAAGAATCTTAACAGAAGGTTCAAAAAGACAATAACATACTAAAATAAAACTAGAGAGGGGAAAAAGATGTGTCCGAACAAGTAAATAATATTATAAAAAGGCCTTTAACACAAAATAAAGTCCATCCCATAAAAACAGGAAGATATTTACTAGCAACAAATGAAATACATCGATTATATGAAACTATTTCTAGGTGGATTTTTAGTAGAGCACCTGGTGGAATTGTTTATGGACGGCCCAGGCTTGGAAAAACAAGAGCAATTCAATTTATATTAAAAGCCTTACCAGATGAATTGGGTGAAAAGCTTCCTGTTTTTAAATTCAATTGTAGACATAAAAAAATTGCTAGTGAAAATACTTTTTTTGAAGATTTACTTAAGGATGTTGGACATTCAGATCCTTTTAGTAATAAAACTAATGCAAAAAGAGAGAGATTGTATAGCTATCTAATTGAAAAGGGACAAACATCACAAGAAAACAGAGTAATCTTAATTATTGATGATGCGCAGGAGCTTCATGAGATTCAGTATGGTTGGTTAATGGATATCCACAATGAATTAGATAGAGCGGAAATAGATTTAACCGTTATATTAGTAGGGCAAAAAGAATTATTAGGCCAAAGATCGTCTTTTATAAAATTAAAAAAGGCCCAAATCATTGGTCGGTTTATGGTGCACGAATATAAGTTTGTTGGAATAAAGAGTTATGACGATATACATGCTTGTCTCTTAGGGTATGATGAGGAGTCAGAATTTCCTGATAACAGCGGATTCTCGTTTACTAGATATTACTTTCCAGAAGCATTTTCGAATGGATTACGATTATCAACCTATACTCAAGAATTAATGGATATTTTTACTGAAATCCGACAAAAACATAATATACGAAAAGGTCTTGAAATTCCTATGCAATATTTTACAAGGACTATAGAGTATATATTAATTCACTATGGAGTTGATGGTAAAAATGTAGAGGTTTTGACAAAAAACCATTTTAAAGAAGCAGTGAAATATTCGGGTTACATTGAATCAGAAATTTATAGTGATCTTTTAAATAAAGGGGGCTAAGATGAAAAAATTAATTTACAATCATACCGAAGAAAATCTCAAGAGAACTTTTGCCTGGAGTAGTAGTTGGTACCATCCCTATGAATCAGCTTGGAGCATATTTCATAAGTTTATGTTTGCAAACAAGGTTACAATTAATGATTTATTTAAGATATTTGGTTCAGAATCTATCCAGAATAAAAGAAGCAATGTTTGGAGTAAAAAAGATGGAGATTTATTTACTTTAGAAGGTTTTGATGAAAAGAGATTACAAGATATACTTGGTTTTAATTTGAAAGCAAATATAATTGAAGAAAGCGCAACAATATTAAAAATTTTAATTCAAAAACATCATTATAAGGTTTTCTATATTGACACGTTTAGGTTTTGCCCTGAATGTATAAAAATAGGATATCATAGTACTTTTCATCAATTTAAACTATTTAATACTTGTCCACTTCATAATAAGCCACTATCATCAATATGCCCCAGTTGTGGCGGGGGTTGGAAAAATGAATATAATCTCATAAAAAATGAAATCAAGCATCCTTTTCAATGTCAGTGCGGATTTTTATTCATAAACGAAGATATGGCTAGAATGTTTGCAAAGACCTGGAGCTCCAATTCACATGATATAAGAGATTCTAGTCTAGTTACCAGATTGTTTGAATTAAATGCTCACAGCGAAAAGACAAAGCGCATTCATATAAGTGATTGTATAGATTTAACGAATTATGAGAATCCCTTTGAATATTTATACCTCACTGTTAATTCAAAAGAAGAAAACACAAAGCATATAGTTTATAAGTCAAGTAAGAATATCAACAAAATAAAATGTCTTGATAAGAAATTGCTTTCTAAATATATATTTACACCCCGACATAAAAGACCCAATAAAGAATTGTACTTCACATTAAAGGCTACCTATAAATCCATTGCAAGACATTTTAGAAAAACCATTCTTAAAGATCACAAAAAATGTATAAAATCTTATAATAGAAGCTTTACGTATAGTGAATCTATTTGTCCTTTTGTTTCCGCATATGCCCATTGGAGAGGACATATAGAAGACCATGAGATTAATTGGCATGTGCACACTTATAGAAAAAGAAAAATCGCTGAAAATCAAGTGGATTTTTATACTAGATCTGATTCCGATTACTTTTTTAATATTTATATTGAATTAATGACTGGATTGTATAACGAGAAAGATGAAACGATATATGGTAATGAACCATCCATTCTTCATTATGTAAGCCCAGATAATTTGACTATAACGAAATATACTTTCAATAGGCTTTTTGCACATCTGTTACATAATTACTTATTAAATTGGTTGATAGTAGCACACAATGATATGGGTAAAAGTGTTCATTACTTTTATTCTAGACCATTTATGAAATACAAGAATTTACCATTTTACACTATTGTATATCCATTTAAAGATAATGAAGCTGCCGAATTTCACATATGGCCAAACAAAGACAAAACTATTGAAAATATACTTAAGAAGTTGAAATGCCCAAATAATTCATAAAAATTGTTTGGACATTTTTTTATTTGCTTATGGCGGGGAAGTTTGTGTCGCCAAAGAAGGGTATATTTGTGTCGCCAGACAAGGGGAGCCCTGATGATATCGTTCTGTTTAAGTTTTTTTATAGTTTACATAATATCTATTATACACAGTTCTATGAAGAGAGACGGAAGGGGTCTCAATAACTAAGTATACTTAAAATAGTGAGACGGAATTTGAATTTTTAATCTGAGACTACTGTTATAATGTTAATCTGCGCTACAGTAAATCAAATTGTTAGTAATCTAGATAATAATTTGATTTAGTTATTTAGCGTCTACTAAGTGTTTTATAACTCTAAGCAAAATACTAACGATCTATATTCGATCTATCCAGATCTTAATATTATTAATTAAGTTTACATAATATTATTATATAAAACTTATCTTTTGAATACACGCTCAGTCAAAAATGACTAAGCGCATCATACACAACTTATAATTCCAATTGATTTTTAACTTGTTCATAGTGCTTGGTTGATAACGCTTGCTGTAAAAATGTTTGATTTGTGCCATTCCGATTTAGAGCCTGTATGATAGCTGCTACACGATCGGTACGTTCTCTGCGTAAGTTGGATTCTAACTGAACTTCTAATGGTACGGTTTGAAACGTAAAATCATTTAACGTTATCGGTTTTGCCAGTTCCCATATATATTGCCCACCTTCCCAAATTCCTTCTCCATCCTTTGAATCGGGTATTCCAGCCGAGTTCATGATATGAACAGCCTCTACCTCACAACCATTTATCTTCCATTTCCCTTTTTTCCAAGAAAAGCCCCACGGAAACGTTTGCGTAAACGTAGGCACCTCTATAGATGATTTCCAATGTAAATCATCTATAGATTGGTTGCATTTTACCTGGTGGGCATACTTTTCAAAGATTTTGGCGAATAGCTCTACCCCACTCTCAGTTTTTGTATATATGTCGATATCATTTGCTTCCAATTCACAGCCTTGAAGTACAGAACCTGCAGAACCTACTAGCATCCAGTCCACTTGCAAACCACTTAACCGAATCTCAATGCTGATCTTCTCAAGTGTTTGCATTAACTCGTTCTTATCCATCATTATCCCACCCATCAATAAACTTTCCCTTATATATTCGATTAACTGGTGAGAAGTCCTTCCCAAAACAAAAAAACCTAACGGAATGTCAGGTTTGAGGCTATACAACTCGCTGTTTAAGGGCGGTTGTTAAGTAATATCTAGGAGTGCCGAAGTACATGTACTGGTTATATTGTGGGTAGGAAGACTCGAATTGTATATATATCGGTGAGTCTAATAACCATGGATAATTTTGATAGAATTTTTGGTCACCATATACCATTGCTGTGAGTGCTAATGGTAGCTCTTTTTGGAAAATATGAAAGCGAATCAACGCATAATTTTCGTCGAATTCTCCGTTCGTAACATACACTTTCCCTAATAATGTGTATTGACCCATAACTGGTTTCCACTCTGCTAACACTTCATCTCGAAATTTGCTATTTACCGCATCATAATCGTAGCAATATCCAATTGTTAAAAATAACTCACCTGTTACGTCTGAATGCGTTAAGGTATATTTTCTCTCATCTACAGGTTTAAAGGGTGTTGCTGGTGGAAAGTATGTCACATTTAACATAGCCGGATCAAACTTACTCATGTAAGCCTCACTCCCCTGGATGAAGAAGTAGTATTTCCTACTGTATTTTATGTGATTGAATGTTAAATGTGACAACAGCCTATTTTTTCTTCTTCGTTGTATTCCTACGTAATTCCATAACATTCGTATCAAGGAGCTTCCATTGTGCGTTTTCATACACCCAAGATGACTCCACATACGCAATCGAATCGGCATTATAGGCACCACTTATTCGTTGGGAACCTTTTAAGCCCATTTGATTCCCAGTCACTTTAACAGGTTTTAGCGTTCCAAACGGAAGGACCATGAGCTCTGCAGGTTCATTTAGTTTGCCATTATGATATAATCCAAGCCGCTCGTAATCTTTTGCTCTATTTCTTAAGTCAAACTGATACGACTCATTGGTATTTTCTATAGTCATATTGGCTTTATATCCATTTAGAAAAGAAGTCTGAATAACCAGTGGTGCAGGTACGGTTAAATCGGTTAACCGATCATCCTTAACTGTATATAAATAATGATTAGATAATCCGCCACTTCCGCCCGTGTTAACCGCTAGAAATAAGTCTTTTACGCCATCATTGTTCAGATCTTTGAAGTCTATTCGTGGTTCGTATCCACCTTCAAGATTGATTTTATGGTCTTTTCCAGTTGCCGAAAGGATTTCCAATGTTATAGAACGTAAGAAGATTGCTCCTTCCTCAAAGGGCTCCCCCTTCACATATATCGTATCAAGTTTTCCATCTCCGGTAACATCCATTTGTTCTTTTACGATGACACTTTCAAGCATGTTAGCTTCCTCTACTGCATATACGCCTGTGATCGCGGACAGTGACATAAAAAAGAAGGCAGCAAAAGCAAACAATAGCTCTTTCTTCATTTATAATTCCTCCCTGAGCAATATCAGTATTTTATTTTGCCCATAAGTGGAAAAAAGATGTAGAAAAAACAAATATAACAAAAAATTAGTTTGCTAAATGTTTAATAAGTCCTGGTAACCAATCTGATAGATTACTAAAACGAAACCCAAGCTCGCTTGCCTTAGCGTTGCTCATATTCCAGTTGTTTTCAATACCATATGGTGAGTGTTCAGACGAGTCAAAAGTACTTGGCAGAATGGCCTTCTTGCCAACCTCGCCTTCTATAAGTATCATCAATTCTGCCATTGATATCTCCTCGTTTGCACAGGCATTGATGGGGCCATTGAAATTTTGCTCACTTACCCAGACAAGAAAGTTCCCTGCTTCCTTTTGATGAATGAATCCCATTTTGGCTTGTAAGTTCGGAAATCCGATCATAGACCCTTCCTTTGTTCGATTAATATGTAGAAGTAAACGTTCCGTGTAATCATGCTCTCCGAGAACAATGGGAATTCTAACAGCAATCACAGGAAAATCTGCCTCTTGGAAAAATACCGCCTCCGCCTGTCGTTTTCCTTCTTGATAGGTAACTTTGTCTGGTGGTGTATCAGAAATTGGATATGAATATGGATCAAAGTCTGCTTCTACCACATTTTCAGCAAAATGATAAACGGACATCGTGGAAGTGAAAATGTATGTATGAATTTTGTCAGTAAGTGCTTGAATGGCAATTCTCGCGTCTCTAGCGTTAAAGCAAATCTGATCAAATACAACATCCCAAGTTCTCCCACTAACAGCTTCCTTCACAGAATCTAAATCAAATCGGTCAACTTTGAGTGTTTCAACTCTGTTCTCAAATGGAACCTCACTGTTTTGTCTTGTTGCCACCGTAACTTTTACCCCTTTGTTAAGCAACTCTTGAACTAAATTGACTCCGAAAAATCTAGTTCCCCCAAATACTAAAGCCGTTTTCATTCGATTACCTCCTCCTCAAGATTACTTAAATCATATTTATATATATTCAATCACTACCGCCTATTCACCTTTCTGCCCTTTTTGTTAAAAAGTAAAAGACCAAATCGTAGGGATTTGGTCTTTTACACGTTTATGATGAGCTTTTTTAGTCTTTTGTAGCTTCGTTAACTTCTTTTTGAGCAACCGACCATACAGTTTTTGCTTTGCCAGCATCGGTTTCATCAATAATAAAGGATCCGTTTGAGTAACGGTCATTATGTCTTAGATCAGAAGCACGAACTTCTTCGACATGACCTTTTTCTGTACTCACAAAGATTTGGTCTTCTTCGCTAACGATAACTGCACCGATCACTCGGTGTGGATTCGCCTTTAATTCTCTTAGCATGACCACGCCGCGCTTGGCACGTGAAGTAATTTCAAATTCATCTAACTTCATCTTTTTGATGGCACCGCGCTGAGTCACAATCACAATGCTTTGAGAACGGGGATCATCGACAATTTTACCAGCTGTTAAATAATCGCCATCCTTTAGGTTCATTCCTTTCACACCTGCAGCTCTAGCGCCAACGATACTGACCTCGTCTTCAGCAAATCGTAAACCGTATCCTAAATGAGTCGTTAATAGCAATTCCTTCGTACCATCCGTTTCATGAACATCAAGTACTTCGTCGTCATCCTTTACATTAATGGCGACGAGTGGCTTTGAATATCTTTGAGCTTTATATGCCTTCAGTTCGGTTTTCTTAACCATTCCATTTTTCGTAATGAATAACAAGAATGCTTCCTTCTCAAAGTCTTTAACAGGAAGTACCCTAATAATCGTTTCGTTACGATCAATTGGAACAAGATTTGCAATATGTTGACCGAGGTCCTTCCAACGAATATCAGGAAGTTCATGCACTGGACAGTACAAGTAATTCCCTTTATTCGTAAATAACAGAACCACATCGGTTGTGTTCATATCAAGCTGTGCGAGTAATTGGTCGGAATCTTTCATCCCGAAATCCTGACCATTCGATGCAGCATACGACCTTGGGCTAGTACGCTTAATATAGCCTTCCTTCGTTACAGTGACAATCACATCTTCGCTTGCTACCATAACCTCAAGATTGATCTTAATTTCCTCAATCTCCGCTTCAATTATGGTACGACGTTGATCGGCAAAGCGTTTTCGAACATCCTTTAACTCTTTTTTAATCACAGAAAGAAGCTTGCTTTCACTTTCTAAAATAGCAGTTAGTTCCTCAATTTTCTTAGCAAGTTCATCTGCTTCATTTTGAAGAGCGGTAATATCTGTGTTTGTTAAGCGATAAAGCTGTAAAGAAACGATTGCTTCGGATTGTGCTTCGGTAAAACCAAATTTCATAATCAAGTTGTCTTTTGCATCACGCTTATCTTTTGATCCACGAATGGTTTGGATAACTTCATCTAAGATGGATAAAGCTTTCATTAATCCTGCTACGATATGTTGGCGGTCTTTCGCCTTTTGTAAATCAAATTGAGAGCGACGAGTGACGACTTCCTTTTGGTGCTCAATATACGCATCGAGAAGCTGTGTAAGGCCCATAAGCATCGGACGACGATGATGGATAGCAACCATGTTAAAGTTGTAGGCAATTTGAAGGTCTGTGTTCTTGTATAAATACATTAGTACACCTTCAGCATCCGCTTCTTTTTTCAATTCAATCACGATACGAAGTCCTGTACGATCCGTTTCGTCACGAACCTCAGACATACCTTCTATTTTACGGTCTAAACGGAATTCATCCATCTTTTTCACAAGGTTTGCTTTGTTTACTTCAAAAGGAATTTCGGTAATAACGATTTGCTGCTTACCGCCACGAACCGTTTCAATTTCTGCTTTTCCGCGAACAATGATTTTTCCTTTACCCGTTTCGTAAGCCTTTTTGATTCCGTCTACCCCTTGAATGATTCCACCAGTTGGAAAGTCAGGTCCTTTTATCACAGTCATTAAATCATCAACGGTACAATTCGGCTGATCCATCCTCATGAAGACACCATCGATGATCTCATTCAAATGATGCGGAGGGATTTCTGTGGCATATCCAGCAGAAATTCCTGTAGAACCATTAACGAGAAGGTTAGGAAACATCGCTGGAAGTACGGTCGGTTCATTGGCTGTATCATCGAAGTTTGGTATGAAATCGACCGTTCTTTTGTCAATATCACGCAATAATTCCGACGAAATTGCACTTAAACGGGCCTCTGTATAACGCATCGCAGCTGGTGGATCTCCATCGATGCTACCGTTGTTTCCATGCATTTCAACAAGAAGATTACGTAGCTTCCAGTCTTGACTCATACGTACCATGGCATCGTACACAGAGGAATCTCCGTGTGGGTGATAGTTACCGATAACGTTACCGACTGTTTTAGCCGATTTACGAAACCCTTTATCGTTTGTATTTCCTTCAACATGCATCGCATAGAGAATTCGTCTTTGTACTGGTTTTAAACCGTCCCTTGCATCAGGCAAGGCACGGTCTTGAATAATATATTTACTATATCTTCCGAAGCGATCACCAATGACCTCTTCAAGTGGTAAATCGCGAAATTTTTCTGTCAAACTCACTGTTCAGTAACCTCCTCAGCAACAGAAATATTTTCATTTTCTAAAATACTTCCGTCTTCCTCTAAACCGAAGGCTACATGTGTTTCAATCCACTTTCGGCGAGGCTCAACCTTATCGCCCATTAATGTAGTCACACGACGTTCTGCTCGAGCAGCATCATCAATGCGCACACGAATTAATGTTCTTGTATCAGGATTCATCGTTGTATCCCAAAGCTGGTCAGCGTTCATCTCACCTAGTCCCTTGTACCGTTGAATCATATAACCCTTACCAACCTTTTTAATGGCTGATTGTAAATCGTCGTCGCTCCATGCATACTCAATAATTTCTTTCTTACCTGTTCCTTTACTCACTTTATAAAGCGGTGGAAGGGCGATGAATATTCTTCCAGCTTCAAGAAGAGGTTTCATGTAACGGTAAAAGAATGTAAGGAGAAGAACTTGAATATGAGCACCGTCGGTATCGGCATCGGTCATAATAACAACTTTATCGTAGTTGATATCGTCAATATTAAAATCTGCTCCAATTCCACCACCGATAGCATGGATGATCGTATTAATCTCTTCATTCTTAAAGATATCCTGTAATTTTGCTTTTTCTGTATTAATAACTTTTCCTCGAAGTGGAAGGATCGCTTGGAATCGACGGTCACGACCTTGTTTAGCAGATCCTCCGGCAGAGTCACCCTCAACTAAGTAAAGCTCATTTTTCTGAGGATTTCTAGATTGGGCCGGCGTTAACTTCCCTGACAAAACAGCCTCAGAGCGTTTCCTTTTCTTCCCGCTTCGTGCTTCTTCTCTAGCTTTCCGAGCGGCTTCACGAGCTTGATACGCTTTTATTGCTTTACGTATCAATAACGTACTGGTCTCCGGGTTTTCTTCTAAAAAGTAAGACAAATACTCAGAAACAACCGAGTCTACAGCAGAACGTGCTTCGCTCGTTCCTAGCTTTCCTTTTGTTTGTCCTTCAAATTGAAGAAGTTCTTCTGGAACACGCACGGAAATAATGGCTGCAAATCCTTCTCGTATATCCGCTCCATCCAGGTTTTTATCCTTTTCTTTTAACAGGCCGATTTTACGAGCGTATTCGTTAAATACACGAGTCATGGCTGTTTTAGCACCAGCCTCATGTGTTCCACCGTCTTTTGTACGAACATTATTGACGAAGGATAGAACATTTTCCGAATATCCATCATTGAATTGGAAAGCGTAATCCACTTCAATTCCACCGCTCGTCCCTTCGAAGCTGATAACTGGGTGTAAGACGTCCTTTTCCTCGTTCAAATATTGAACAAACGCCTCAATTCCATTTTCATAATGGAAAATCTCATGAAAGTCATTACGGTCATCA from Robertmurraya sp. FSL R5-0851 includes the following:
- the parE gene encoding DNA topoisomerase IV subunit B translates to MAKNQGTFEYNDDAIQVLEGLDAVRKRPGMYIGSTDSRGLHHLVYEIVDNSVDEALAGHGDHIIVKIHKDNSISVQDKGRGMPTGMHKMGKPTPEVILTVLHAGGKFGQGGYKTSGGLHGVGASVVNALSEWLVVKIKRDGFVYEQRFENGGKAVTTLEKVGKTNQTGTTIHFKPDASIFSTTTYNYETLCERLRESAFLLKGMKIEIIDDRNDFHEIFHYENGIEAFVQYLNEEKDVLHPVISFEGTSGGIEVDYAFQFNDGYSENVLSFVNNVRTKDGGTHEAGAKTAMTRVFNEYARKIGLLKEKDKNLDGADIREGFAAIISVRVPEELLQFEGQTKGKLGTSEARSAVDSVVSEYLSYFLEENPETSTLLIRKAIKAYQAREAARKAREEARSGKKRKRSEAVLSGKLTPAQSRNPQKNELYLVEGDSAGGSAKQGRDRRFQAILPLRGKVINTEKAKLQDIFKNEEINTIIHAIGGGIGADFNIDDINYDKVVIMTDADTDGAHIQVLLLTFFYRYMKPLLEAGRIFIALPPLYKVSKGTGKKEIIEYAWSDDDLQSAIKKVGKGYMIQRYKGLGEMNADQLWDTTMNPDTRTLIRVRIDDAARAERRVTTLMGDKVEPRRKWIETHVAFGLEEDGSILENENISVAEEVTEQ